A genome region from Drosophila simulans strain w501 chromosome 2R, Prin_Dsim_3.1, whole genome shotgun sequence includes the following:
- the LOC6735018 gene encoding MORN repeat-containing protein 3, giving the protein MAPPHLTDLLPRSVIADMSSRTSGYSSGVRSQRYPGGQYQGKWLGLQPHGFGVKQTSSGLVYEGHWQKGQRHGIGSLRRKEHDGRTERIYVGQWRENKRSGEGKQFYSDGSVYFGQWLADQRCGEGILWQSDGGIYVGEWLRDKMHGKGLLITATGNRYVGQFEGGCKSGSGVFYHSNGQRIQHGFWSKDICRTSLLSLPQDKNISFMSKALL; this is encoded by the exons ATGGCACCGCCGCATTTGACGGACTTGCTCCCGCGCTCAGTCATCGCAGACATGTCGTCGCGGACGAGCGGATATAGTAGCGGAGTTCGCTCCCAACGTTATCCTGGTGGGCAGTACCAGGGCAAATGGTTGGGCCTGCAGCCTCATGGGTTTGGGGTAAAGCAAACGAGCAGTGGACTTGTCTACGAGGGTCACTGGCAGAAGGGTCAACGCCATGGCATCGGTAGTTTGCGTCGCAAGGAGCACGATGGCCGCACAGAACGCATCTACGTGGGTCAGTGGCGGGAGAACAAGCGGAGTGGCGAGGGCAAGCAGTTCTATTCGGACGGATCCGTCTACTTTGGTCAGTGGCTAGCGGACCAGCGATGTGGAGAGGGCATCCTATGGCAGTCGGATGGCGGCATCTATGTGGGCGAGTGGCTGCGGGACAAGATGCACGGAAAGGGTTTGCTTATCACGG CAACTGGAAATCGCTACGTGGGTCAATTTGAAGGAGGCTGCAAATCAGGCTCAGGTGTATTTTACCATTCCAATGGACAACGGATTCAGCACGGTTTTTGGAGCAAGGACATCTGTAGAACGTCACTACTGTCCCTGCCACAagataaaaacatttcatttatgtCAAAAGCTCTTTTGTAA
- the LOC6735019 gene encoding protein three rows, whose protein sequence is MSTDIATQLKGSRSDVEKVRKTVEAKFRELSGDGLPLRYEVNVLRHICLALKDNLHQNSDLYCDIMGIMLPRVVPCEEKPSLWEAHLSSLRYIHHGLCHQRSMEACQKLYNLIRTQPCRLQEESDYKIYLDIHLTHFNGLHVLLQKQKLPLEATSHLCYALESLGDLFTAMTQRKINLCAPLLVQLNESLFGKRSRSFFKSLSFLPSESLAKMFNPLLILLASSTSSNLADLFPEYLSLTLALVQIDMFSPQSNQQMSLQLLRMCKELFRQESNLCYALQLMYYYIKLIYVREPTADFKRTYIDLSSKFQHFFEHKVASHAKEQWLADFLVAIQLLQVLIHQSSSKLQSHFQVFWQQFDGESSPEIYTAHFQLLQTCASLAVNVTRSPLGCSCSHEACKSVRRHCILAYGLCALDAYINWKPGSEQRANVSPHKPLLGVVKYSMDVAKTMKCLGPTSVELIKLVRQLTYVADQVTCAEQMSVLLPLLEPLQKLRPLVADQDMSSLLRRLFKASSHCGDPNLACQIQASYLASITNPARLRSQICLYYHNLGKKGTEISRCVYEWHESTPLPFPLTPEQKKQLYDTDFFAVLHYLRSPSTAHMESLIRCRTSDYHLVLMARQMRKDASISKKCMEVYDKLKQQRSLNRMDNLCLGHASVGLLLDALEAQKTKVCTKEITENMFEELLLRQNLWQMNIQREQRLVNYASEAISAFSNFFNRADQEPLGTNETSIDWEALIDDAIAAANALSSMGYQSQEDDAWLLLLRMGRWLEDRFTYLRALNHFLSQNEVSSRLNLKLGEEVEVAEELLDDVWPQLKNGKFFKRQQTTVMLCFCHLASYYARMECHSHAQLLLLHVEQLREEFPERQGKSDIVLLTLQTVRFRLGYQQRKPTNCRLPTPLRQLDILLDNVRSFCNLSSLDGGSLQLLLSTLVRESTECSANRLSEKLSFSNIALHLVLQSGLALRTIEVFLAWLWTNLQMENFDKAQSKLRLIEHCLGIKQLNPTSRPAKEAIKDVAISDLASNMHLLQLVEPIRKQQQLNMASPNLLSMRPHSPNPQLDLDRYITLDVAPATLRENSQLQCLYFVTGCLHARLRFLQRNTEQLEEFYGRAYSWMQEKPLSSAMYPLLHAQQLYHLNYLRFTRKHVEAISTAQLSLKTRPRAVDINFEYNFLAQLKTAQLELKPVSQDKPKVKTLRRALVFNQSPEDKKRTATGSVSAVKNTASKVKQSAKKAPRFRIYEELELRPPSATSCSSGGSGTENTPPSDHVDLNACQAIEISDDEDLPSVSTKKTQPKSREKAKPKATSKACKVLTLDNSLEIVETPAITTSSRSTRARLRQPVETPKTATLSTKRTRRQVLEAQAPETESISTRTRHRH, encoded by the exons ATGTCTACTGATATAGCCACCCAGCTGAAGGGCAGCCGCTCCGATGTGGAAAAAGTCCGTAAAACGGTGGAAGCCAAATTCCGGGAGCTGTCTGGCGATGGACTACCTCTGAGATACGAAGTGAATGTATTGCGCCATATTTGCCTCGCCTTAAAGGATAATCTGCACCAGAACTCGGATCTTTACTGCGACATAATGGGCATAATGCTGCCACGCGTAGTTCCCTGCGAGGAGAAGCCAAGCTTATGGGAGGCGCACTTGTCTAGTCTGCGGTACATACATCATGGCTTGTGCCATCAG CGATCCATGGAAGCCTGCCAGAAGCTGTACAACCTTATCCGAACACAACCCTGCCGTCTGCAAGAGGAATCGGACTACAAAATATACCTGGACATACATTTGACCCACTTCAATGGTCTCCATGTGCTGCTGCAGAAGCAAAAACTCCCCTTGGAAGCTACGAGTCACTTGTGTTATGCTTTGGAATCATTGGGAGATCTCTTCACAGCCATGAcgcaaaggaaaataaatctATGCGCACCGCTTCTAGTTCAACTAAACGAGAGTTTATTTGGCAAAAGAAGTAGATCATTCTTCAAGTCGCTGAGCTTCCTGCCGTCGGAGAGTCTTGCCAAGATGTTTAACCCGCTGCTTATCCTCCTGGCCAGCAGCACCAGTTCAAACCTGGCCGACTTATTCCCTGAGTACCTCAGTCTCACGTTGGCTCTCGTACAAATCGACATGTTTAGTCCACAGTCCAATCAGCAGATGTCATTGCAGCTGCTGCGCATGTGCAAGGAACTATTTCGCCAGGAATCAAACCTCTGCTATGCCCTACAGCTGATGTACTACTATATCAAGTTAATCTATGTTCGGGAACCCACAGCCGACTTTAAGCGCACCTACATTGACTTGTCAAGCAAGTTTCAGCACTTCTTCGAGCACAAAGTAGCCTCGCACGCCAAAGAACAGTGGCTAGCGGATTTTCTGGTGGCCATTCAATTGCTACAGGTGCTCATCCATCAAAGTAGCAGTAAGTTGCAGAGTCATTTTCAGGTATTTTGGCAGCAGTTTGACGGAGAGAGCAGTCCGGAGATCTACACAGCGCACTTTCAGTTACTTCAGACGTGTGCTAGTTTGGCGGTTAATGTTACGAGGAGTCCTTTGGGCTGTAGTTGCTCCCACGAGGCATGCAAGAGCGTGCGGCGGCACTGCATCTTGGCGTATGGATTGTGTGCATTAGATGCTTATATTAATTGGAAACCGGGGTCGGAGCAGAGAGCAAATGTG AGCCCTCACAAGCCCTTGCTGGGAGTAGTCAAATACTCGATGGACGTGGCTAAGACCATGAAGTGCTTGGGTCCCACCAGTGTGGAGCTCATCAAGCTAGTGCGCCAGCTGACATACGTGGCTGATCAGGTCACCTGTGCGGAGCAAATGTCCgtgctgctgccacttttgGAGCCACTGCAGAAGCTGCGACCTTTGGTTGCCGACCAGGATATGAGCAGTTTACTCCGACGCCTCTTCAAGGCCAGCTCCCATTGCGGGGATCCCAATTTGGCATGTCAAATCCAAGCTAGTTATTTGGCCTCGATTACGAATCCCGCACGATTGAGATCACAGATCTGTTTGTACTACCACAATCTGGGAAAAAAGGGCACCGAGATCAGTAGGTGTGTCTACGAGTGGCACGAGTCCACGCCACTGCCTTTTCCTCTCACTCCGGAACAGAAAAAACAGCTGTACGATACCGATTTCTTTGCTGTACTACACTATTTGAGGAGTCCTTCTACGGCTCATATGGAATCACTAATTCGTTGTCGAACGAGCGACTATCATCTGGTACTCATGGCAAGACAAATGCGAAAGGATGCCTCGATTTCGAAAAAGTGCATGGAGGTTTATGACAAGCTAAAGCAACAACGTTCGCTCAATCGAATGGATAATTTGTGCCTGGGCCACGCAAGTGTGGGACTACTACTGGACGCACTTGAGGCTCAAAAAACCAAAGTTTGCACCAAGGAGATAACGGAAAATATGTTCGAAGAGCTGCTACTGAGACAGAATCTATGGCAGATGAACATACAAAGGGAGCAGCGATTGGTCAACTATGCTAGTGAAGCCATCTCGGCATTCAGCAACTTCTTCAATCGAGCAGATCAAGAGCCATTGGGTACCAATGAAACCTCTATTGATTGGGAGGCATTGATTGACGATGCCATCGCTGCTGCCAATGCACTTTCGAGTATGGGCTATCAGTCACAAGAGGATGATGCCTGGCTGCTGCTTCTGAGAATGGGTCGCTGGCTGGAAGATCGTTTCACCTATCTCCGAGCCCTTAATCATTTTCTGTCTCAGAATGAGGTTAGCTCTCGTTTAAACCTGAAACTCGGCGAGGAAGTTGAAGTAGCAGAGGAATTGCTGGATGATGTGTGGCCTCAActgaaaaatgggaaattctTCAAGCGTCAGCAAACTACGGTAATGCTCTGCTTTTGTCACCTCGCCAGTTACTATGCCAGAATGGAATGCCATAGTCATGCCCAGTTGCTTCTATTGCATGTGGAACAACTTCGCGAAGAGTTTCCTGAGAGACAAGGAAAAAGTGATATTGTATTGCTGACACTGCAAACAGTGCGCTTTCGACTTGGTTATCAGCAAAGGAAGCCAACAAATTGCAGGCTGCCGACTCCCCTGCGCCAATTGGACATTCTCCTGGACAATGTGCGAAGTTTTTGCAACCTATCCAGTTTAGATGGTGGCTCATTGCAGCTGCTTCTTTCGACCCTTGTCAGGGAAAGCACCGAGTGCTCTGCGAACAGATTAAGCGAAAAACTATCCTTCTCCAACATTGCACTACATTTGGTACTCCAATCTGGCTTGGCTTTAAGAACCATAGAGGTATTCCTTGCATGGTTATGGACCAatttgcaaatggaaaatttcgaCAAGGCACAATCGAAGTTGAGACTCATCGAGCATTGTTTGGGTATAAAACAGCTGAATCCAACGAGTAGGCCGGCAAAGGAAGCGATTAAGGACGTAGCAATTAGTGATCTGGCTAGTAATATGCACCTCCTCCAGTTAGTGGAGCCGATCaggaagcagcagcaattaAATATGGCCTCGCCGAATCTGCTCAGCATGCGACCACATAGCCCCAATCCCCAACTGGACTTGGATCGCTACATAACACTCGATGTGGCGCCTGCGACTCTTCGAGAGAATTCCCAGCTGCAATGCTTGTACTTTGTAACGGGCTGTCTACATGCACGTCTCCGATTTCTTCAGAGAAACACCGAACAATTGGAAGAATTCTATGGAAGAGCGTACAGTTGGATGCAGGAAAAACCTCTGAGTAGCGCTATGTATCCCTTGTTGCATGCCCAGCAGCTGTATCATCTGAACTACCTTCGCTTTACGCGAAAGCATGTAGAGGCTATATCAACGGCTCAATTGAGCCTTAAAACACGACCACGCGCGGTCGACATCAACTTCGAGTACAACTTTTTGGCTCAGCTAAAGACGGCTCAATTAGAGCTCAAACCCGTGAGCCAGGATAAGCCGAAGGTCAAAACCCTTCGACGGGCTTTGGTATTCAATCAGTCACCCGAAGACAAGAAACGAACCGCAACAGGATCGGTTTCAGCCGTGAAGAATACGGCGTCTAAAGTTAAACAGTCGGCCAAAAAGGCACCTCGATTCAGAATTTACGAGGAGCTGGAACTACGACCACCAAGTGCTACCAGTTGCAGTAGCGGTGGCAGCGGAACAGAGAACACACCGCCTTCGGATCACGTCGATCTAAATGCCTGCCAAGCGATCGAGATAAGCGACGATGAGGATTTACCTTCGGTGTCCACAAAGAAAACCCAACCAAAAAGTAGGGAGAAGGCTAAACCCAAGGCCACATCCAAAGCCTGTAAAGTCCTAACATTGGACAATAGCTTGGAAATAGTAGAAACGCCAGCCATAACTACGAGTTCACGGAGCACCAGAGCCAGGCTGCGCCAGCCAGTGGAGACACCAAAGACAGCGACTCTTTCAACCAAGCGAACGAGGCGCCAGGTTTTGGAAGCACAGGCTCCCGAAACGGAGTCCATTAGCACACGCACACGGCATCGGCACTGA